One part of the Arachidicoccus terrestris genome encodes these proteins:
- a CDS encoding FecR family protein: MDNTVRLWVLLSKQQDGALSGEEAAELERLQNDPANNVSLATYAQLDAYWRQLAVAKGADSLEFWEKHRARLEKEPLDADLAFSPAAAAPNRPWYQKTRIWVAAAAIILFALGLSMLFKKAGKVNTGGDTVIIVHNGNQKQVTLPDGTKVWLNSGSELSYTKYFASAPIKEVYLKGEAFFDIRHDPKRTFIIHTEYLDIKDLGTRFNVKAYTYEDRMETTLINGSVEVYPKNHPEQMIRLKPNEKIVFDTKVLRSGKFLRIKNAEQQDGLHLDSIENRISGTGSIAATGYYVAKLKPKIKSGGDSIMLETAWMQHQLAFNAITFEDLSRNMERWYDVDIDITNANVANYIFTGVFKEEAFQEALSELQMIQPFQYEIQGRKVRIY; encoded by the coding sequence ATGGACAATACGGTCAGGCTCTGGGTTTTACTCAGTAAACAGCAAGATGGGGCGCTTTCGGGAGAAGAGGCAGCAGAGCTGGAACGTTTACAAAACGATCCAGCTAATAATGTCTCTCTGGCAACTTATGCTCAGCTGGACGCCTACTGGCGTCAACTGGCTGTTGCAAAAGGGGCAGATAGTCTGGAGTTCTGGGAAAAGCACCGGGCCAGGCTGGAGAAAGAACCTTTAGATGCGGATCTGGCATTTTCCCCGGCGGCAGCTGCCCCGAACCGGCCCTGGTATCAAAAAACCAGGATCTGGGTAGCCGCCGCTGCGATAATATTGTTCGCATTGGGGCTTAGTATGCTATTTAAAAAGGCGGGCAAGGTTAACACAGGAGGGGACACGGTTATTATAGTCCATAACGGCAATCAAAAACAGGTAACGCTTCCGGACGGCACTAAAGTCTGGCTCAACAGCGGAAGTGAACTCTCTTATACCAAGTATTTCGCGTCTGCTCCCATTAAGGAGGTTTATTTAAAAGGAGAAGCGTTTTTCGATATCCGTCACGATCCCAAACGCACATTCATTATTCATACAGAATATCTGGATATTAAAGACCTGGGAACCCGGTTCAATGTAAAGGCCTACACATATGAAGATAGAATGGAAACGACCCTTATTAATGGCTCAGTAGAGGTCTATCCCAAAAATCATCCAGAACAGATGATACGACTGAAGCCCAACGAAAAAATCGTTTTTGATACCAAAGTTCTACGTTCGGGCAAGTTCCTCCGTATAAAAAATGCGGAGCAGCAAGACGGGCTCCATCTGGATTCAATTGAGAACCGTATTTCAGGTACCGGTTCCATTGCAGCTACGGGTTATTATGTGGCGAAATTAAAACCCAAAATTAAATCAGGCGGAGATTCTATTATGCTGGAAACAGCCTGGATGCAGCATCAGCTGGCCTTTAATGCGATAACTTTCGAGGACCTCTCCAGGAACATGGAAAGGTGGTACGATGTAGACATCGACATTACGAATGCAAATGTCGCAAACTATATATTTACGGGTGTCTTTAAAGAGGAAGCTTTTCAGGAGGCGCTAAGCGAATTACAAATGATTCAGCCCTTTCAGTATGAGATCCAGGGTCGTAAAGTCCGTATTTATTAG
- a CDS encoding PI-PLC domain-containing protein, translating into MNQKIRRKRHDWTTVRPLIVIVCLCLLAGCTASHTRESPTGRYSVQNAHSHNDYEQANYFTEAYNARFGSIEADIYLVDGKLLVAHNKKDVNPTKTLAAMYLEPLARHVEENGGYPYVSHNAQLELLIDLKDPKDSPAYQKGVALIRSYKALRNSRQLRFTFTGNIPSDSVMAKATAGIFFDGVPGRSYSKAAMKKVYMLSDNFANYSTWNGDGRIADTDYKKLVSAVTAAHKAGKKIRFWNAPDNPAAWRLMETLGVDYINTDKIRALQESLK; encoded by the coding sequence ATGAATCAGAAAATACGGCGTAAGCGCCATGATTGGACAACTGTCCGTCCCTTGATTGTTATTGTATGTTTATGCCTGCTTGCGGGCTGTACTGCCAGCCACACGAGAGAATCACCAACAGGCCGGTATAGCGTACAGAATGCCCATTCGCATAATGACTATGAGCAGGCGAATTATTTTACGGAGGCCTATAATGCCCGATTCGGTTCTATTGAAGCAGATATTTATTTAGTGGACGGAAAGCTGTTGGTGGCCCATAATAAAAAAGACGTTAATCCCACAAAGACACTTGCTGCTATGTATCTGGAGCCGCTGGCCCGCCATGTGGAAGAGAATGGCGGTTATCCCTATGTCAGCCATAATGCTCAGTTAGAATTATTGATTGATCTGAAAGATCCGAAGGATAGCCCGGCCTATCAAAAGGGAGTCGCCCTGATCCGCTCTTATAAGGCATTAAGAAATAGCCGGCAGCTGCGATTTACATTCACAGGAAATATCCCCAGTGACAGCGTGATGGCAAAGGCCACAGCAGGTATTTTTTTTGACGGAGTGCCGGGGCGTTCATATAGCAAAGCCGCTATGAAGAAAGTGTATATGCTCAGTGATAATTTTGCGAATTATTCGACATGGAATGGAGATGGCAGGATCGCAGATACCGATTATAAAAAGTTGGTGTCTGCGGTAACAGCGGCCCATAAAGCCGGCAAGAAAATCCGCTTCTGGAATGCCCCGGATAATCCGGCTGCCTGGCGCCTGATGGAAACGCTGGGTGTTGATTATATTAACACGGATAAAATTCGGGCGTTGCAAGAAAGCTTGAAGTAA
- a CDS encoding rhodanese-like domain-containing protein: MIAFKRTQLISILFSLVFMVTLQTTLFAQSAPLTQQEPWTVTQLVAPADLARTIETGAREQQPLLLSVGPAAMIKGSIDIGPASDKEGLNKLKAALEKQPKDREIIIYCGCCPFAHCPNIRPAFRLLKEMHFTHARLLNLEHNIRTDWIDKGYPSEN; this comes from the coding sequence ATGATAGCATTCAAACGAACGCAACTGATATCCATTCTATTTAGTCTGGTTTTTATGGTTACGCTGCAGACGACGCTCTTTGCGCAATCTGCTCCGCTGACCCAGCAGGAACCCTGGACAGTGACACAGCTGGTAGCACCTGCTGACCTGGCCAGAACAATAGAAACAGGCGCCAGGGAACAACAACCGCTTCTATTAAGTGTCGGACCTGCTGCTATGATCAAGGGTTCCATTGATATTGGGCCGGCTTCAGATAAGGAAGGCCTGAATAAATTAAAAGCAGCGTTAGAAAAACAACCTAAAGACAGGGAAATCATCATCTACTGCGGCTGTTGCCCCTTTGCCCACTGCCCCAATATCCGGCCGGCTTTCCGCTTATTAAAAGAGATGCACTTTACCCATGCCAGGCTATTGAATCTGGAACATAATATCCGAACTGACTGGATAGATAAAGGCTATCCTTCTGAAAATTAA
- a CDS encoding SusD/RagB family nutrient-binding outer membrane lipoprotein, translated as MHTHTSNKYISKRSGTALMVLSGLLLTLGSCTKNFEEYNTNPNALNDAQTIAKLSTAYGPIEQAIFSNYQTAQNLSADAYSGYMMSPTPFSANYNLNYALTDSWNQNGFKDPYNLVMAPVKKIAEVGARENLPDLWAVALILQVEAMDRVTDRFGPIPYTQAGTSVKSVPYDDQKTVYEAFFKQLDTAVANLTTYVAANPGKSTLGDGDLIYQGDYTQWIKFANSLRLRLAMRVSKVDPELAKTQGEKALAQQAGLLTVPADDAKVQQSGGRNNDLWQITESWGDNRLGASLGTYLTGYHDPRISAYATPAKDPKLAGKYIGIRIGIAINAKADYVGYASLNTAENFKQTSPQYVMTAAECWFLKAEAALRGWAGAGDIKEDYETGVKTSMDQWGVKIGNYLSDNTSKQAAYVDPKNAANNSAALSTITIKWDGTASKERQLERIITQKWLAVFPEGQEAWADYRRTGYPKLFPVVHNNSGGSISTEEQIRRLPYPAVEYSTDNGSAVKEAVQNLLGGEDNGGTRLWWDVKGSNF; from the coding sequence ATGCATACACATACATCTAATAAATATATTTCTAAACGCTCCGGTACGGCCTTAATGGTGCTTTCCGGTCTATTATTAACGTTAGGGTCCTGTACCAAGAACTTTGAAGAGTATAATACAAACCCTAACGCCTTAAATGACGCGCAGACGATAGCTAAACTCAGCACTGCATACGGGCCTATCGAACAGGCCATTTTCAGCAATTACCAGACGGCGCAGAACCTAAGCGCAGATGCTTACAGTGGCTATATGATGTCGCCGACGCCTTTTTCTGCTAACTATAATCTCAATTACGCGCTGACGGATAGTTGGAATCAGAATGGATTTAAAGATCCTTATAATCTGGTGATGGCACCTGTTAAGAAAATTGCGGAAGTAGGGGCAAGAGAGAATTTACCTGATTTATGGGCAGTCGCTTTAATTCTGCAGGTTGAAGCGATGGATAGGGTAACGGACCGTTTTGGGCCCATTCCCTATACCCAAGCAGGGACCTCTGTGAAGTCTGTCCCCTACGATGATCAGAAAACTGTATACGAAGCTTTCTTTAAACAATTAGACACTGCTGTTGCTAACCTCACCACCTATGTGGCTGCTAATCCCGGCAAATCAACACTGGGAGATGGCGACTTGATCTATCAGGGAGATTATACCCAATGGATCAAGTTTGCCAATTCTCTTAGGTTGAGACTGGCTATGCGTGTTTCAAAGGTTGATCCGGAACTGGCTAAAACGCAGGGAGAAAAAGCGCTGGCTCAGCAGGCAGGACTGCTTACAGTGCCTGCTGACGATGCTAAGGTCCAGCAGTCAGGTGGCAGAAACAATGATTTATGGCAGATTACAGAATCCTGGGGAGATAACAGGTTAGGGGCCTCACTCGGAACCTACCTGACCGGGTATCATGATCCCAGAATATCAGCCTATGCGACTCCGGCAAAGGATCCTAAACTGGCCGGTAAATATATCGGGATCCGTATCGGAATTGCAATTAATGCCAAGGCAGATTATGTAGGTTATGCGTCATTGAATACCGCTGAAAATTTTAAGCAGACTTCTCCTCAGTATGTAATGACTGCAGCCGAGTGTTGGTTTCTGAAAGCGGAGGCGGCGCTTAGAGGCTGGGCCGGTGCCGGTGATATAAAAGAAGATTATGAAACGGGCGTTAAGACTTCCATGGACCAGTGGGGAGTAAAAATAGGTAATTACTTAAGTGACAATACCTCAAAGCAAGCCGCGTATGTGGATCCTAAAAACGCTGCGAACAATAGTGCGGCACTTAGTACGATTACGATTAAATGGGATGGTACTGCCAGCAAAGAGCGGCAATTGGAGCGGATCATTACGCAGAAATGGCTCGCTGTTTTCCCGGAAGGTCAGGAGGCATGGGCTGATTATCGCAGAACGGGTTATCCTAAATTATTTCCCGTCGTACATAATAACAGTGGTGGTTCCATCAGTACCGAGGAGCAGATCAGGCGTCTTCCTTACCCGGCAGTTGAATATTCTACAGATAACGGCTCTGCTGTGAAAGAGGCTGTCCAGAACCTACTGGGAGGTGAAGACAACGGAGGAACAAGGCTCTGGTGGGATGTAAAAGGCAGCAATTTTTAA
- a CDS encoding RNA polymerase sigma-70 factor gives MIDKKRLESEQTALSGPCGLKAYEAIFHMVFADLLRFAISIVRYLPLAEEVVSDVLIQIWQKRRDLVSVKDLRLYLYISTRNRAINYLKNKHLGLLETTGDGFVDWDSSTPRLKCSDPDPEALIEFAELNGRVRAAIEQLPPKCRLIYQLVKENGLKYKEAATLLKVSIKTIEAQMAIAFKKLHQALD, from the coding sequence ATGATTGACAAAAAGAGGTTAGAGTCAGAGCAGACAGCGTTGAGCGGCCCGTGTGGCCTGAAAGCCTACGAAGCCATTTTTCACATGGTGTTTGCGGATCTTTTGCGGTTCGCGATATCGATTGTGCGCTATTTACCACTGGCAGAAGAAGTCGTTTCTGATGTGCTGATCCAGATCTGGCAGAAAAGAAGGGATCTGGTTTCGGTGAAGGATCTGCGCCTCTACTTATATATAAGCACCCGTAACCGGGCCATTAACTATCTGAAAAACAAACATCTCGGATTACTAGAAACCACTGGCGACGGTTTTGTCGATTGGGACAGTTCCACTCCCCGGCTAAAATGCAGTGACCCGGATCCCGAGGCTTTGATCGAATTTGCAGAATTGAATGGCCGGGTACGGGCGGCGATCGAACAACTGCCTCCTAAGTGCAGGCTTATTTACCAGCTGGTTAAAGAAAACGGGCTCAAGTACAAAGAAGCCGCTACTTTATTAAAGGTATCCATAAAAACAATAGAGGCCCAAATGGCCATTGCGTTTAAAAAACTTCACCAGGCGTTGGATTGA
- a CDS encoding BT4734/BF3469 family protein: protein MDTQQLLSLPVSWQSQIWLPIEKEITIYAVLNKIQSGELEAEIDQIRHFQSAGDLESFTMYKRGLPAVTFCGRFDHQRKTETLKAYNYILVLDIDKLNEKELEETAGVLEQDLYVFSYWLSPSGKGYKGLVALEYEFQVKKEAIAASHKKAFQKLARYFFDNYELELDESGCDITRLCFLSSDPDLVIKQHTQPFMVDQLDLREWPKAGNAQQPFVISEDKRRLQFKNKAEEKALVEAVIRFLQESAKSITASYEQWYRIAYALSEAFTFKVGLAYYLRLCAMDGTRFDEPACRAMFYYCYKNADGRIKLNSLLFYAGKLGFRQDGQSPLKLNEDESENTA, encoded by the coding sequence ATGGACACTCAACAATTATTATCACTGCCCGTTAGCTGGCAATCACAGATATGGCTACCCATAGAAAAAGAGATCACTATATATGCGGTCCTGAACAAAATACAGTCGGGAGAACTGGAGGCTGAAATTGATCAGATCAGGCATTTCCAGTCTGCCGGCGACCTGGAGTCTTTTACCATGTATAAGCGGGGATTGCCGGCTGTAACCTTTTGTGGCAGGTTCGATCATCAACGTAAGACGGAAACGCTCAAGGCCTACAATTATATTTTGGTTCTGGATATTGATAAGCTGAATGAGAAAGAACTGGAGGAAACGGCAGGTGTATTGGAGCAGGACCTCTATGTATTTTCTTATTGGTTATCTCCCTCTGGAAAAGGCTATAAAGGGCTGGTGGCCCTGGAATATGAATTTCAGGTTAAAAAAGAGGCCATAGCAGCTTCTCATAAGAAGGCCTTCCAGAAACTGGCCCGGTATTTTTTTGATAATTATGAACTGGAACTCGATGAAAGCGGATGCGATATTACCAGACTTTGTTTTCTTTCCAGTGATCCTGATCTGGTGATCAAACAACATACACAGCCTTTTATGGTCGATCAACTGGATCTAAGAGAATGGCCAAAAGCCGGTAATGCGCAGCAACCTTTTGTAATCAGTGAGGACAAAAGGCGGCTTCAATTTAAAAATAAAGCTGAAGAGAAGGCACTGGTAGAAGCCGTTATTCGCTTTCTGCAAGAAAGCGCAAAAAGTATTACAGCTTCATATGAACAGTGGTATCGGATCGCCTATGCACTTTCAGAGGCTTTTACCTTTAAGGTTGGTCTGGCTTACTATCTGCGCCTGTGTGCAATGGACGGTACCCGGTTTGATGAACCGGCCTGTCGTGCGATGTTTTATTATTGTTACAAAAACGCAGACGGGCGTATAAAATTGAATTCTTTATTATTTTATGCCGGCAAACTGGGATTCCGGCAAGACGGACAAAGTCCCCTCAAATTAAATGAAGATGAATCAGAAAATACGGCGTAA
- a CDS encoding SusC/RagA family TonB-linked outer membrane protein, translating into MKKCSFHRGYPIGKLRLKAILYMKLSVVLLLATCLQVSARTYSQKLTVKFKNATIKEALSSIEQKANCRFFYSDNQLPENTLINLKEKDIPLNDLLKNLFSGTRLNYKMLDNRVIIISRSMAEAQLKKVSGTVKDEAGQPMAGVSIQIKGTNKGTITADNGAFTLEVPDGATLVVSYVGYQTEEVSVAGQNTLAITMKPLPGSGLQDLVVTALGVKQTQKSLSYNVQSVSGDQLNTVKTDNMMNSLNGKVAGLTISPSASGVGGSAKVILRGSRSANGNNQPLYVIDGVPITNSANANGQQNGTFGGGPDGGDGISNLNPEDIESISVLEGASAAALYGSQAQNGVILITTKKGKAGNATIQVNSSFSLDHIAYEPELQNSYGPTDGTGFQSWGDKINGSSRNNLDEFFQNGTNWTNSVSFSAGSEKAQTYLSYANVSARGTEPGNKLSRNNFNFRETGHFLNNKLTVDGNVMFVNQKINNSPALGLYLNPLTGLYLFPRGVDIMPYKTNYLNPDSIGEARQNWPEIADIEQNPWWILNKDISVANRNRIILSGNVKYEFTKWLNIQLRGNMDRTTDRFENDRYSGTSKVFDANGNGYMNLSNQTFTQKYGDVILTVNDPNPAAKFKVGGIVGASITDSKLDGLTVAGELSTRDFFSSDNTIAGLAGSTVVTLSNAKPVIPNHSQLQSIFANANLSYDNWAFLTLTGRNDWSSNLSFTPNFSYFYPSAGLSLIISQVLKMPAFVDYGKIRGTYAQVGNTVPPYLTRVQNTQNSAGQLQFNTAAPFTELKPEKTNSFEFGTDWRFFHDRLNLSVTYYKTNTRNQYIPIQPAIASLISKGYVNAGNIQNTGIEFTVNGDVIKSEDFTWNSGFNGASNKNEIIDLDAKNGIDQFILTDNGNNSYQSIIAKGGSYGDISGVVFKRDEQGRVIFSGSGTDDDPYRPESNGFGYLGNPNPTFQLGWSNSLQYKDFSLSFLVDGRFGGHVLSMTQMVLDQYGVSKETGDARDRGYVAVNGVDEAGNAVTKVDPKVWYGAIGSRSGISEPYIYSATVVRLREASLGYTFPVKNSFFHSIKASLIGRNLIYFYKKAPFDPELTMSTGNGLSGVDVFNQPATRYMGLSLHLTF; encoded by the coding sequence ATGAAAAAATGTTCGTTTCATAGGGGGTATCCTATTGGGAAGCTCCGCTTAAAAGCAATTCTCTACATGAAGCTCAGTGTTGTTTTATTACTGGCCACCTGTTTGCAGGTATCGGCCAGAACCTATTCCCAAAAACTGACGGTGAAATTTAAAAATGCGACCATAAAGGAAGCGTTGTCCTCTATTGAGCAGAAGGCCAATTGCCGCTTTTTTTATAGCGACAACCAGTTACCTGAAAACACGCTGATCAACTTAAAAGAGAAAGATATCCCACTGAATGATCTGTTGAAAAACTTATTTTCCGGAACGCGCCTTAATTATAAGATGCTGGATAACAGGGTGATCATAATATCCCGGTCTATGGCGGAAGCGCAACTCAAAAAGGTATCCGGAACGGTGAAAGATGAAGCAGGTCAGCCTATGGCAGGGGTCAGCATTCAGATTAAAGGCACCAATAAAGGCACCATTACAGCAGATAATGGCGCTTTTACGCTTGAGGTGCCGGATGGCGCCACACTTGTTGTAAGTTATGTGGGGTATCAGACTGAGGAGGTCTCAGTTGCCGGTCAAAATACGCTGGCTATTACTATGAAGCCATTGCCGGGATCTGGGTTACAGGATCTTGTGGTGACGGCCCTTGGTGTGAAACAAACGCAGAAATCGCTGTCTTATAATGTTCAGAGTGTTAGCGGTGACCAGCTCAACACCGTCAAGACTGATAATATGATGAACTCCCTGAATGGTAAAGTAGCAGGATTGACGATTTCGCCCAGCGCGTCCGGCGTAGGCGGGTCTGCGAAGGTCATCTTAAGGGGAAGCCGCTCTGCCAATGGAAATAACCAACCTCTTTATGTGATCGATGGCGTGCCTATTACGAACTCTGCCAATGCAAATGGACAGCAAAACGGCACTTTTGGAGGCGGTCCTGACGGTGGGGATGGTATTTCTAATCTGAATCCGGAAGACATTGAAAGCATTTCCGTATTGGAAGGAGCCTCTGCTGCTGCGCTCTATGGCAGCCAGGCACAAAACGGGGTTATCCTGATCACCACTAAAAAAGGGAAAGCCGGCAACGCGACGATTCAGGTGAACTCAAGCTTTTCCCTGGATCATATTGCTTATGAGCCTGAGCTTCAAAATAGTTATGGCCCAACAGACGGGACAGGGTTTCAGAGTTGGGGAGACAAGATCAACGGCTCTTCCCGAAATAACCTGGATGAGTTTTTTCAAAATGGGACCAACTGGACCAATTCAGTAAGTTTCTCTGCCGGTTCAGAAAAGGCACAGACCTATCTGTCATATGCCAATGTTTCTGCCAGAGGGACCGAGCCGGGCAACAAACTCTCTCGTAATAATTTTAATTTTAGAGAGACAGGACACTTTCTCAACAACAAATTAACTGTAGACGGGAATGTCATGTTCGTTAATCAAAAGATCAATAATAGCCCTGCCTTGGGTTTATATCTAAACCCGCTTACAGGTCTTTACCTTTTTCCAAGAGGTGTGGATATTATGCCCTATAAAACAAACTACCTGAATCCGGATTCGATCGGAGAAGCCAGGCAGAACTGGCCGGAGATAGCGGATATCGAGCAAAATCCCTGGTGGATCCTGAATAAAGACATCAGCGTTGCGAACAGAAACAGAATCATTCTCAGTGGTAATGTCAAATATGAATTTACCAAATGGCTGAATATCCAATTAAGGGGTAATATGGACCGTACAACAGACCGTTTTGAAAATGATCGATATTCCGGAACCAGCAAGGTTTTTGATGCCAACGGGAATGGCTATATGAATCTCAGCAACCAGACCTTTACCCAGAAATATGGTGACGTGATTTTGACCGTCAATGATCCTAATCCGGCTGCTAAGTTTAAGGTAGGCGGTATTGTGGGTGCCAGCATCACCGATTCTAAACTGGATGGCCTGACGGTCGCAGGGGAGTTATCTACACGGGATTTCTTCTCCTCCGATAATACGATAGCCGGTCTGGCAGGTTCCACTGTTGTCACATTAAGTAATGCTAAACCGGTTATACCTAATCATAGTCAGCTGCAATCCATATTTGCCAATGCCAATCTGTCTTATGATAACTGGGCTTTTTTGACTTTAACCGGCAGAAATGACTGGTCTTCCAACCTGTCTTTTACGCCGAATTTTTCTTATTTCTATCCCTCTGCCGGGTTGTCTCTGATCATTTCTCAGGTGCTTAAGATGCCGGCATTTGTAGATTATGGAAAGATCAGAGGTACTTATGCTCAGGTCGGTAACACGGTGCCGCCTTATCTGACCCGGGTGCAGAATACACAAAACAGTGCCGGTCAGCTGCAGTTTAACACAGCGGCGCCGTTCACTGAGTTAAAACCAGAAAAGACAAACTCTTTTGAATTTGGTACAGATTGGCGTTTCTTTCATGACCGGTTAAATCTAAGTGTTACTTATTATAAAACAAACACAAGAAATCAATATATTCCGATCCAGCCTGCAATCGCTTCGTTGATCTCCAAGGGTTATGTCAATGCCGGTAATATACAAAATACGGGTATCGAGTTTACCGTCAACGGAGATGTGATCAAAAGTGAAGATTTCACCTGGAACTCAGGATTTAACGGTGCCAGCAATAAAAATGAAATCATTGACCTGGATGCTAAGAACGGTATTGATCAGTTTATCCTGACCGATAACGGGAATAACTCTTATCAATCTATTATTGCGAAAGGCGGTTCTTATGGGGATATTTCTGGTGTCGTTTTTAAAAGAGACGAACAGGGCAGGGTTATTTTCTCAGGTTCCGGTACAGATGACGACCCTTACCGCCCGGAAAGTAATGGGTTCGGTTACTTGGGAAATCCTAATCCGACCTTTCAGCTGGGCTGGAGCAACAGTCTGCAGTATAAGGACTTTAGCCTGAGTTTTCTGGTCGATGGCCGGTTCGGCGGGCACGTTCTTTCCATGACACAAATGGTGCTGGATCAATACGGTGTCTCTAAAGAGACCGGCGATGCCAGAGACAGAGGGTATGTAGCTGTAAACGGCGTTGATGAGGCCGGGAATGCTGTCACCAAAGTCGATCCTAAAGTATGGTACGGCGCTATCGGAAGCCGTTCCGGCATCTCTGAACCTTATATATACAGTGCAACGGTCGTCAGATTGCGTGAGGCTTCTTTGGGTTATACGTTTCCGGTTAAAAACAGTTTTTTCCATAGCATAAAAGCATCGTTGATCGGCCGTAATCTGATATACTTCTACAAGAAAGCTCCTTTTGATCCCGAGCTGACTATGTCCACTGGTAATGGCCTCTCCGGGGTGGATGTCTTTAATCAGCCGGCTACCCGTTACATGGGACTCAGCCTTCACTTAACCTTTTAA
- a CDS encoding acyl-CoA thioesterase codes for MKSSASKSLFWGTSVALSWTWGLGLFFAVQFTFQFGLKGLLSFAIPNAIGLFLFGAGTAAISRKAKPGQSLESVFQKWSSKFSTVFLFYQFIALSLTIFALTRYLFQPLDLANPALLLILVVIALLAIAFLLGEQFGISKIKYSHAFFYLVLVILSIYIWLQKDTVTSIPITGSIPGNELNFWGYLIPVCVGFFTGPWLDLQQWQRAIEMQKEKTSITGAYLVGSLLFFAILLFHGNLTLWVMEQGAAVYARKGIDGIFYAQDMITRFFTGNGAHAADWLPLAYFGFLVICIITTLDSGYIAVKWHLHHHVKEGKNMLYSILPKNLLTSPIPLFVACGVTALVAIEANLELEYFMVLYATYFVTYAMILIIRSLNNPSPDTRLPKTKIFAISCLSLVLAGLGYIHMEPALLITGTLIPVLIGGWLATRKQSDIAPTVTNNTDLPADKVFDTAPAKISEAGTGEPGTDNIASEYVQDKWYVHAFRATYGDTNSVGNVYFGMYAMWVGKTRELFFNYCLPDFDLKKTAFLILTRSFEHKFALEAREFDIIKVKIRVKSFNRKFATLEHRIVDQKERLLGKGTQSLLFVAADTYEQMDIPAEVLAAFTPFTT; via the coding sequence ATGAAATCATCTGCTTCTAAATCCCTTTTTTGGGGAACCTCTGTAGCATTATCCTGGACCTGGGGACTTGGGCTCTTTTTCGCGGTGCAATTTACCTTTCAGTTTGGCTTAAAAGGACTCCTTTCCTTTGCCATTCCCAATGCCATTGGTTTATTCCTGTTTGGTGCCGGTACAGCCGCAATATCCAGAAAGGCAAAACCTGGCCAGTCCCTGGAATCGGTATTCCAGAAATGGTCTTCCAAATTTTCCACTGTTTTTCTCTTCTATCAGTTTATCGCATTATCACTGACCATATTTGCGCTGACCCGGTACCTGTTTCAGCCGTTAGATCTGGCCAACCCGGCATTATTATTAATACTGGTGGTTATCGCATTGTTGGCTATTGCCTTTTTATTAGGCGAACAGTTCGGTATTTCCAAAATAAAATACAGCCATGCATTTTTCTACCTCGTGCTGGTGATATTAAGTATTTACATCTGGCTCCAGAAAGACACGGTTACCTCGATTCCGATAACAGGTTCAATACCCGGAAATGAGCTTAATTTCTGGGGCTATCTAATTCCAGTCTGTGTGGGCTTTTTCACAGGCCCCTGGCTGGATCTGCAGCAATGGCAGCGGGCCATTGAAATGCAGAAAGAAAAGACCTCTATTACCGGTGCCTATCTGGTAGGCTCCTTACTGTTCTTTGCGATCCTGCTGTTCCACGGGAACCTCACGTTGTGGGTCATGGAACAGGGAGCAGCCGTTTATGCAAGAAAAGGAATTGATGGCATCTTTTATGCACAGGATATGATCACCCGGTTCTTTACGGGGAACGGCGCGCATGCCGCAGACTGGTTACCCCTTGCATACTTTGGATTTCTGGTCATTTGTATCATTACGACGCTGGATAGTGGTTATATAGCCGTTAAATGGCATTTACACCACCATGTAAAGGAGGGCAAAAATATGCTCTACTCTATATTGCCCAAGAACCTGCTAACCTCTCCTATTCCTTTATTTGTGGCTTGTGGCGTCACCGCCCTCGTCGCCATTGAAGCGAATCTTGAACTGGAGTATTTTATGGTGTTGTATGCGACATATTTTGTCACCTACGCCATGATACTTATCATCCGGTCTTTGAATAACCCATCACCCGACACGAGATTACCGAAAACAAAAATTTTCGCCATTAGTTGCCTCTCACTGGTCCTGGCAGGTTTGGGGTATATCCATATGGAGCCGGCATTACTGATTACCGGCACCCTTATACCCGTGTTGATCGGTGGGTGGCTGGCGACCAGGAAACAGTCAGATATAGCGCCAACAGTCACAAATAATACCGATCTCCCGGCTGACAAGGTCTTTGATACTGCGCCTGCAAAAATATCAGAGGCCGGTACCGGAGAACCCGGCACCGATAATATCGCCAGTGAGTACGTGCAGGATAAATGGTATGTACATGCCTTTAGAGCCACATACGGGGATACGAACTCTGTAGGGAATGTTTATTTTGGCATGTATGCCATGTGGGTAGGCAAGACCAGAGAGTTGTTCTTTAATTACTGCCTGCCTGATTTTGACCTGAAAAAAACAGCTTTCCTGATCCTGACCAGGTCTTTTGAACACAAATTTGCGCTGGAAGCCAGAGAGTTTGATATCATTAAAGTAAAGATCCGTGTTAAGAGTTTCAACCGCAAATTTGCCACTCTGGAACACCGGATTGTCGATCAAAAGGAAAGGCTCTTGGGAAAAGGCACGCAATCACTTTTATTTGTCGCTGCCGACACCTATGAACAGATGGATATACCGGCAGAAGTGCTGGCCGCCTTTACGCCTTTTACGACATAG